The proteins below are encoded in one region of Cyclopterus lumpus isolate fCycLum1 chromosome 8, fCycLum1.pri, whole genome shotgun sequence:
- the rfx1a gene encoding MHC class II regulatory factor RFX1a isoform X6, whose product MATSGYVGEIQSAAQPQGVTVIAGQPDASSSPATAPQFLAEIQATVATPTIVTPTDQTTPTDQATSITTPKPADVSQAQSTAQSQPPQTQYVTAEIQGSPTQSGNAQSTPQYIVVTVTEGSLHSSDSFSDSSPPPAVVQTGVPTQVVQQVQAAQQRSVVQATSQIAKTEPGTQLSVTSLQPVHISQEVQQQLTPVPVQHVYANQLQYVDGGETNYTTSTIRSSTFPYTDTPLYTQTTAAQYYEGQPTSGSQASTPGTPLTVSVNAGTTGGVSMFVAQPTSAGGGGATVVTTGGTTNGAGDGADTNGGTAGSYVIQGGYMLGSSSGGAAGNSQNYSHTTRASPATVQWLLDNYETAEGVSLPRSTLYCHYLLHCQEQKLEPVNAASFGKLIRSVFMGLRTRRLGTRGNSKYHYYGLRIKAGSSLLRLMEDQQHLAMRQQPFSQKQRLKPVHKVEGLTNGTAAGAGQQQQQQQGSGQVDISTQVQQYQQFLDASRALPDFPDIDLQGKSLPEGIELEHIKSFQLLYREHCEAILDVMVNLQFTLVETLWKTFWRFSQNQAGDATLAVHDESEKRLPKSCLVVLCKYDPVLRWSRDCDNSLYQALVEILIPDVLRPIPSALTQAIRNFAKSLESWLTNAMMNIPEEMVRIKVTSANAFAQTLRRYTSLNHLAQAARAVLQNTAQINQMLSDLNRVDFANVQEQASWVCRCEDRVVQRLEQDFKLTLQQQNSLEQWAAWLDGVVSQVLKPYQQSPAFPKAAKLFLLKWSFYSSMVIRDLTLRSAASFGSFHLIRLLYDEYMYYLIEHRVAQAKGETPIAVMGEFASLGRGLHQLDPDKEEEEEEEEESDDEGQELSLPSDAVVLGDESLEPPAKLARMDQRVLFTTGSVDI is encoded by the exons ATGGCCACATCAGGCTACGTAGGTGAGATCCAATCAGCGGCTCAACCCCAGGGGGTTACTGTGATAGCGGGGCAACCGGATGCCAGTTCGAGCCCTGCAACTGCCCCTCAGTTTCTGGCTGAGATTCAGGCTACTGTGGCCACTCCCACTATTGTCACACCTACAGACCAAACTACTCCCACTGATCAagccacctccatcaccactccGAAGCCTGCGGATGTTAGTCAAGCCCAGTCCACAGCACAGTCCCAGCCTCCTCAGACACAATATGTGACTGCAGAGATCCAGGGCTCCCCCACACAGTCTGGAAATGCTCAAAGCACTCCTCAGTACATCGTTGTTACAGTCACAG AGGGCTCCCTTCACTCAAGTGACAGCTTCTCAGACTCAAGCCCCCCTCCAGCTGTGGTGCAAACAGGAGTTCCCACCCAGGTTGTTCAGCAGGTACAGGCTGCTCAAcag AGGTCAGTGGTGCAGGCCACCTCTCAGATAGCCAAGACTGAGCCGGGCACTCAGCTCAGTGTCACCAGTCTACAGCCTGTTCATATCAGCCAGGAG gtccagcagcagctcacaCCAGTACCAGTGCAACATGTCTACGCCAATCAATTGCAGTATGTGGATGGAGGAGAGACCAACTACACAACCAGCACCAT CCGTTCCAGCACCTTTCCCTACACTGACACCCCCTTGTACACCCAGACCACAGCTGCCCAGTATTATGAAGGTCAGCCAACTTCAGGCTCACAGGCTTCCACCCCTGGCACACCTCTAACGGTCTCTGTCAATGCTGGCACGACAGGGGGTGTGTCCATGTTTGTTGCCCAGCCCACCAGtgcaggggggggaggggccacTGTGGTGACCACGGGTGGCACCACCAATGGAGCAGGGGATGGTGCAGACACCAACGGGGGCACAGCAGGCAGCTATGTGATCCAGGGGGGTTACATGCTGGGCAGCAGCAGCGGAGGGGCAGCTGGCAACAGTCAGAACTACTCACACACCACCCGCGCCTCCCCAGCCACT GTACAGTGGTTGCTGGACAACTACGAGACAGCTGAAGGAGTGAGTCTGCCACGTTCCACCCTCTACTGCCACTATCTGCTGCACTGCCAGGAGCAGAAGCTAGAGCCGGTTAATGCTGCATCTTTCGGGAAACTCATTAGATCTGTGTTCATGGGGCTACGCACACGACGCCTGGGCACACG GGGTAATTCTAAATACCACTACTATGGGCTGAGGATCAAAGCAGGCTCTTCTCTTCTCCGCCTGATGGAAGACCAGCAGCATCTGGCCATGAGGCAGCAGCCCTTCTCACAGAaacagag GTTGAAGCCTGTGCATAAAGTAGAGGGACTGACCAATGGCACAGCAGCCGGAGCAggccagcagcaacaacagcagcaggggTCAGGGCAGGTAGACATCAGCACCCAGGTTCAGCAGTACCAGCAGTTCCTAG ATGCATCCCGAGCTCTCCCAGATTTCCCCGACATCGACCTCCAGGGGAAGTCTCTGCCAGAGGGAATTGAGCTGGAGCACATAAAGAGCTTTCAGCTGCTGTACAGAGAGCATTGTGAG GCCATACTAGATGTGATGGTCAACCTGCAGTTTACCCTGGTGGAAACTCTGTGGAAGACCTTCTGGAGGTTCAGCCAGAATCAGGCTGGAGATGCCACGTTGGCTGT TCATGACGAGTCAGAGAAGCGCCTCCCTAAGTCCTGTTTGGTGGTGCTGTGCAAGTATGACCCGGTGCTGCGCTGGAGCCGGGACTGTGACAACAGCCTGTACCAGGCCCTGGTGGAGATCCTCATCCCTGATGTCCTCAGGCCCATCCCCA GTGCCTTAACTCAAGCCATCCGCAACTTTGCCAAGAGCCTGGAGAGCTGGCTGACCAATGCCATGATGAACATCCCGGAGGAAATGGTCCGCATCAAG GTAACATCAGCCAATGCATTTGCCCAGACACTGCGTCGCTACACCAGTCTGAACCATCTCGCCCAGGCAGCCCGCGCTGTCCTCCAGAACACGGCCCAGATCAACCAGATGCTCTCCGACCTGAACCGCGTCGACTTCGCTAACGTCCAG GAGCAGGCTTCATGGGTGTGCCGGTGTGAAGACCGTGTCGTCCAGCGGCTGGAGCAGGACTTCAAGCTGACCCTCCAGCAGCAGAACTCCCTGGAGCAGTGGGCTGCGTGGCTGGATGGTGTCGTCTCCCAGGTGCTAAAGCCCTACCAGCAAAGCCCTGCCTTCCCCAAGGCCGCCAAGCTCTTCCTACTCAAGTGGTCCTTTTACAG TTCCATGGTGATCAGGGATCTGACCCTGAGGAGTGCAGCCAGCTTTGGCTCCTTTCACTTGATCCGCCTGCTGTACGATGAGTACATGTACTACCTGATAGAGCACAGAGTGGCCCAGGCTAAAGGAGAAACCCCAATTGCTGTCATGGGAGAG TTTGCCAGTTTAGGACGGGGTCTACATCAGCTGGATCCTGACAAAG aagaggaagaggaggaggaagaagagagtgaTGATGAAGGTCAGGAGCTGTCTCTTCCCTCAGACGCGGTCGTGCTTGGAGATGAGTCCCTGGAGCCGCCCGCCAAGCTGGCCAGGATGGACCAGAGAGTCCTCTTCACAACCGGATCAGTGGACATCTAA
- the rfx1a gene encoding MHC class II regulatory factor RFX1a isoform X4, with translation MATSGYVGEIQSAAQPQGVTVIAGQPDASSSPATAPQFLAEIQATVATPTIVTPTDQTTPTDQATSITTPKPADVSQAQSTAQSQPPQTQYVTAEIQGSPTQSGNAQSTPQYIVVTVTEGSLHSSDSFSDSSPPPAVVQTGVPTQVVQQVQAAQQRSVVQATSQIAKTEPGTQLSVTSLQPVHISQEFLPCSEVTALVRDTNLEEWPLQHMIGQPQCQALVSADYISECSSRPIYFPMDILQYYQPLPLLSVTSSGLDQPPSQATTTAFQVQQQLTPVPVQHVYANQLQYVDGGETNYTTSTIRSSTFPYTDTPLYTQTTAAQYYEGQPTSGSQASTPGTPLTVSVNAGTTGGVSMFVAQPTSAGGGGATVVTTGGTTNGAGDGADTNGGTAGSYVIQGGYMLGSSSGGAAGNSQNYSHTTRASPATWLLDNYETAEGVSLPRSTLYCHYLLHCQEQKLEPVNAASFGKLIRSVFMGLRTRRLGTRGNSKYHYYGLRIKAGSSLLRLMEDQQHLAMRQQPFSQKQRLKPVHKVEGLTNGTAAGAGQQQQQQQGSGQVDISTQVQQYQQFLDASRALPDFPDIDLQGKSLPEGIELEHIKSFQLLYREHCEAILDVMVNLQFTLVETLWKTFWRFSQNQAGDATLAVHDESEKRLPKSCLVVLCKYDPVLRWSRDCDNSLYQALVEILIPDVLRPIPSALTQAIRNFAKSLESWLTNAMMNIPEEMVRIKVTSANAFAQTLRRYTSLNHLAQAARAVLQNTAQINQMLSDLNRVDFANVQEQASWVCRCEDRVVQRLEQDFKLTLQQQNSLEQWAAWLDGVVSQVLKPYQQSPAFPKAAKLFLLKWSFYSSMVIRDLTLRSAASFGSFHLIRLLYDEYMYYLIEHRVAQAKGETPIAVMGEFASLGRGLHQLDPDKEEEEEEEEESDDEGQELSLPSDAVVLGDESLEPPAKLARMDQRVLFTTGSVDI, from the exons ATGGCCACATCAGGCTACGTAGGTGAGATCCAATCAGCGGCTCAACCCCAGGGGGTTACTGTGATAGCGGGGCAACCGGATGCCAGTTCGAGCCCTGCAACTGCCCCTCAGTTTCTGGCTGAGATTCAGGCTACTGTGGCCACTCCCACTATTGTCACACCTACAGACCAAACTACTCCCACTGATCAagccacctccatcaccactccGAAGCCTGCGGATGTTAGTCAAGCCCAGTCCACAGCACAGTCCCAGCCTCCTCAGACACAATATGTGACTGCAGAGATCCAGGGCTCCCCCACACAGTCTGGAAATGCTCAAAGCACTCCTCAGTACATCGTTGTTACAGTCACAG AGGGCTCCCTTCACTCAAGTGACAGCTTCTCAGACTCAAGCCCCCCTCCAGCTGTGGTGCAAACAGGAGTTCCCACCCAGGTTGTTCAGCAGGTACAGGCTGCTCAAcag AGGTCAGTGGTGCAGGCCACCTCTCAGATAGCCAAGACTGAGCCGGGCACTCAGCTCAGTGTCACCAGTCTACAGCCTGTTCATATCAGCCAGGAG TTCCTCCCTTGTAGTGAGGTGACAGCGTTAGTCAGGGATACAAATCTAGAAGAATGGCCGCTTCAACATATGATAGGACAGCCACAGTGCCAGGCCTTGGTATCAGCAGACTACATAAGCGAATGCAGCAGCAGGCCGATCTACTTCCCCATGGACATCCTTCAGTATTACCAGCCACTGCCCTTGCTCTCTGTCACAAGCTCAGGCCTCGATCAGCCACCGTCGCAAGCTACAACTACTGCTTTCCAA gtccagcagcagctcacaCCAGTACCAGTGCAACATGTCTACGCCAATCAATTGCAGTATGTGGATGGAGGAGAGACCAACTACACAACCAGCACCAT CCGTTCCAGCACCTTTCCCTACACTGACACCCCCTTGTACACCCAGACCACAGCTGCCCAGTATTATGAAGGTCAGCCAACTTCAGGCTCACAGGCTTCCACCCCTGGCACACCTCTAACGGTCTCTGTCAATGCTGGCACGACAGGGGGTGTGTCCATGTTTGTTGCCCAGCCCACCAGtgcaggggggggaggggccacTGTGGTGACCACGGGTGGCACCACCAATGGAGCAGGGGATGGTGCAGACACCAACGGGGGCACAGCAGGCAGCTATGTGATCCAGGGGGGTTACATGCTGGGCAGCAGCAGCGGAGGGGCAGCTGGCAACAGTCAGAACTACTCACACACCACCCGCGCCTCCCCAGCCACT TGGTTGCTGGACAACTACGAGACAGCTGAAGGAGTGAGTCTGCCACGTTCCACCCTCTACTGCCACTATCTGCTGCACTGCCAGGAGCAGAAGCTAGAGCCGGTTAATGCTGCATCTTTCGGGAAACTCATTAGATCTGTGTTCATGGGGCTACGCACACGACGCCTGGGCACACG GGGTAATTCTAAATACCACTACTATGGGCTGAGGATCAAAGCAGGCTCTTCTCTTCTCCGCCTGATGGAAGACCAGCAGCATCTGGCCATGAGGCAGCAGCCCTTCTCACAGAaacagag GTTGAAGCCTGTGCATAAAGTAGAGGGACTGACCAATGGCACAGCAGCCGGAGCAggccagcagcaacaacagcagcaggggTCAGGGCAGGTAGACATCAGCACCCAGGTTCAGCAGTACCAGCAGTTCCTAG ATGCATCCCGAGCTCTCCCAGATTTCCCCGACATCGACCTCCAGGGGAAGTCTCTGCCAGAGGGAATTGAGCTGGAGCACATAAAGAGCTTTCAGCTGCTGTACAGAGAGCATTGTGAG GCCATACTAGATGTGATGGTCAACCTGCAGTTTACCCTGGTGGAAACTCTGTGGAAGACCTTCTGGAGGTTCAGCCAGAATCAGGCTGGAGATGCCACGTTGGCTGT TCATGACGAGTCAGAGAAGCGCCTCCCTAAGTCCTGTTTGGTGGTGCTGTGCAAGTATGACCCGGTGCTGCGCTGGAGCCGGGACTGTGACAACAGCCTGTACCAGGCCCTGGTGGAGATCCTCATCCCTGATGTCCTCAGGCCCATCCCCA GTGCCTTAACTCAAGCCATCCGCAACTTTGCCAAGAGCCTGGAGAGCTGGCTGACCAATGCCATGATGAACATCCCGGAGGAAATGGTCCGCATCAAG GTAACATCAGCCAATGCATTTGCCCAGACACTGCGTCGCTACACCAGTCTGAACCATCTCGCCCAGGCAGCCCGCGCTGTCCTCCAGAACACGGCCCAGATCAACCAGATGCTCTCCGACCTGAACCGCGTCGACTTCGCTAACGTCCAG GAGCAGGCTTCATGGGTGTGCCGGTGTGAAGACCGTGTCGTCCAGCGGCTGGAGCAGGACTTCAAGCTGACCCTCCAGCAGCAGAACTCCCTGGAGCAGTGGGCTGCGTGGCTGGATGGTGTCGTCTCCCAGGTGCTAAAGCCCTACCAGCAAAGCCCTGCCTTCCCCAAGGCCGCCAAGCTCTTCCTACTCAAGTGGTCCTTTTACAG TTCCATGGTGATCAGGGATCTGACCCTGAGGAGTGCAGCCAGCTTTGGCTCCTTTCACTTGATCCGCCTGCTGTACGATGAGTACATGTACTACCTGATAGAGCACAGAGTGGCCCAGGCTAAAGGAGAAACCCCAATTGCTGTCATGGGAGAG TTTGCCAGTTTAGGACGGGGTCTACATCAGCTGGATCCTGACAAAG aagaggaagaggaggaggaagaagagagtgaTGATGAAGGTCAGGAGCTGTCTCTTCCCTCAGACGCGGTCGTGCTTGGAGATGAGTCCCTGGAGCCGCCCGCCAAGCTGGCCAGGATGGACCAGAGAGTCCTCTTCACAACCGGATCAGTGGACATCTAA
- the rfx1a gene encoding MHC class II regulatory factor RFX1a isoform X5: protein MATSGYVGEIQSAAQPQGVTVIAGQPDASSSPATAPQFLAEIQATVATPTIVTPTDQTTPTDQATSITTPKPADVSQAQSTAQSQPPQTQYVTAEIQGSPTQSGNAQSTPQYIVVTVTEGSLHSSDSFSDSSPPPAVVQTGVPTQVVQQVQAAQQRSVVQATSQIAKTEPGTQLSVTSLQPVHISQEVQQQLTPVPVQHVYANQLQYVDGGETNYTTSTIRSSTFPYTDTPLYTQTTAAQYYEGQPTSGSQASTPGTPLTVSVNAGTTGGVSMFVAQPTSAGGGGATVVTTGGTTNGAGDGADTNGGTAGSYVIQGGYMLGSSSGGAAGNSQNYSHTTRASPATVSITEGEEGSVPSADKKVQWLLDNYETAEGVSLPRSTLYCHYLLHCQEQKLEPVNAASFGKLIRSVFMGLRTRRLGTRGNSKYHYYGLRIKAGSSLLRLMEDQQHLAMRQQPFSQKQRLKPVHKVEGLTNGTAAGAGQQQQQQQGSGQVDISTQVQQYQQFLDASRALPDFPDIDLQGKSLPEGIELEHIKSFQLLYREHCEAILDVMVNLQFTLVETLWKTFWRFSQNQAGDATLAVHDESEKRLPKSCLVVLCKYDPVLRWSRDCDNSLYQALVEILIPDVLRPIPSALTQAIRNFAKSLESWLTNAMMNIPEEMVRIKVTSANAFAQTLRRYTSLNHLAQAARAVLQNTAQINQMLSDLNRVDFANVQEQASWVCRCEDRVVQRLEQDFKLTLQQQNSLEQWAAWLDGVVSQVLKPYQQSPAFPKAAKLFLLKWSFYSSMVIRDLTLRSAASFGSFHLIRLLYDEYMYYLIEHRVAQAKGETPIAVMGEFASLGRGLHQLDPDKEEEEEEEEESDDEGQELSLPSDAVVLGDESLEPPAKLARMDQRVLFTTGSVDI from the exons ATGGCCACATCAGGCTACGTAGGTGAGATCCAATCAGCGGCTCAACCCCAGGGGGTTACTGTGATAGCGGGGCAACCGGATGCCAGTTCGAGCCCTGCAACTGCCCCTCAGTTTCTGGCTGAGATTCAGGCTACTGTGGCCACTCCCACTATTGTCACACCTACAGACCAAACTACTCCCACTGATCAagccacctccatcaccactccGAAGCCTGCGGATGTTAGTCAAGCCCAGTCCACAGCACAGTCCCAGCCTCCTCAGACACAATATGTGACTGCAGAGATCCAGGGCTCCCCCACACAGTCTGGAAATGCTCAAAGCACTCCTCAGTACATCGTTGTTACAGTCACAG AGGGCTCCCTTCACTCAAGTGACAGCTTCTCAGACTCAAGCCCCCCTCCAGCTGTGGTGCAAACAGGAGTTCCCACCCAGGTTGTTCAGCAGGTACAGGCTGCTCAAcag AGGTCAGTGGTGCAGGCCACCTCTCAGATAGCCAAGACTGAGCCGGGCACTCAGCTCAGTGTCACCAGTCTACAGCCTGTTCATATCAGCCAGGAG gtccagcagcagctcacaCCAGTACCAGTGCAACATGTCTACGCCAATCAATTGCAGTATGTGGATGGAGGAGAGACCAACTACACAACCAGCACCAT CCGTTCCAGCACCTTTCCCTACACTGACACCCCCTTGTACACCCAGACCACAGCTGCCCAGTATTATGAAGGTCAGCCAACTTCAGGCTCACAGGCTTCCACCCCTGGCACACCTCTAACGGTCTCTGTCAATGCTGGCACGACAGGGGGTGTGTCCATGTTTGTTGCCCAGCCCACCAGtgcaggggggggaggggccacTGTGGTGACCACGGGTGGCACCACCAATGGAGCAGGGGATGGTGCAGACACCAACGGGGGCACAGCAGGCAGCTATGTGATCCAGGGGGGTTACATGCTGGGCAGCAGCAGCGGAGGGGCAGCTGGCAACAGTCAGAACTACTCACACACCACCCGCGCCTCCCCAGCCACTGTGAGTATTACAGAGGGCGAGGAGGGTAGCGTGCCGTCGGCAGACAAGAAG GTACAGTGGTTGCTGGACAACTACGAGACAGCTGAAGGAGTGAGTCTGCCACGTTCCACCCTCTACTGCCACTATCTGCTGCACTGCCAGGAGCAGAAGCTAGAGCCGGTTAATGCTGCATCTTTCGGGAAACTCATTAGATCTGTGTTCATGGGGCTACGCACACGACGCCTGGGCACACG GGGTAATTCTAAATACCACTACTATGGGCTGAGGATCAAAGCAGGCTCTTCTCTTCTCCGCCTGATGGAAGACCAGCAGCATCTGGCCATGAGGCAGCAGCCCTTCTCACAGAaacagag GTTGAAGCCTGTGCATAAAGTAGAGGGACTGACCAATGGCACAGCAGCCGGAGCAggccagcagcaacaacagcagcaggggTCAGGGCAGGTAGACATCAGCACCCAGGTTCAGCAGTACCAGCAGTTCCTAG ATGCATCCCGAGCTCTCCCAGATTTCCCCGACATCGACCTCCAGGGGAAGTCTCTGCCAGAGGGAATTGAGCTGGAGCACATAAAGAGCTTTCAGCTGCTGTACAGAGAGCATTGTGAG GCCATACTAGATGTGATGGTCAACCTGCAGTTTACCCTGGTGGAAACTCTGTGGAAGACCTTCTGGAGGTTCAGCCAGAATCAGGCTGGAGATGCCACGTTGGCTGT TCATGACGAGTCAGAGAAGCGCCTCCCTAAGTCCTGTTTGGTGGTGCTGTGCAAGTATGACCCGGTGCTGCGCTGGAGCCGGGACTGTGACAACAGCCTGTACCAGGCCCTGGTGGAGATCCTCATCCCTGATGTCCTCAGGCCCATCCCCA GTGCCTTAACTCAAGCCATCCGCAACTTTGCCAAGAGCCTGGAGAGCTGGCTGACCAATGCCATGATGAACATCCCGGAGGAAATGGTCCGCATCAAG GTAACATCAGCCAATGCATTTGCCCAGACACTGCGTCGCTACACCAGTCTGAACCATCTCGCCCAGGCAGCCCGCGCTGTCCTCCAGAACACGGCCCAGATCAACCAGATGCTCTCCGACCTGAACCGCGTCGACTTCGCTAACGTCCAG GAGCAGGCTTCATGGGTGTGCCGGTGTGAAGACCGTGTCGTCCAGCGGCTGGAGCAGGACTTCAAGCTGACCCTCCAGCAGCAGAACTCCCTGGAGCAGTGGGCTGCGTGGCTGGATGGTGTCGTCTCCCAGGTGCTAAAGCCCTACCAGCAAAGCCCTGCCTTCCCCAAGGCCGCCAAGCTCTTCCTACTCAAGTGGTCCTTTTACAG TTCCATGGTGATCAGGGATCTGACCCTGAGGAGTGCAGCCAGCTTTGGCTCCTTTCACTTGATCCGCCTGCTGTACGATGAGTACATGTACTACCTGATAGAGCACAGAGTGGCCCAGGCTAAAGGAGAAACCCCAATTGCTGTCATGGGAGAG TTTGCCAGTTTAGGACGGGGTCTACATCAGCTGGATCCTGACAAAG aagaggaagaggaggaggaagaagagagtgaTGATGAAGGTCAGGAGCTGTCTCTTCCCTCAGACGCGGTCGTGCTTGGAGATGAGTCCCTGGAGCCGCCCGCCAAGCTGGCCAGGATGGACCAGAGAGTCCTCTTCACAACCGGATCAGTGGACATCTAA